TCGCTCAAAAATGGTCCCCAAAgtttcagtttgttttaaaatcgtccttcgAACCAAAATGCCCTTATCCCTTCTTCCCCAAAATTATGCAAAGCACCAGCACCACCACAACCATCAACACCCATCACCTACCacctaccaccaccaccaccaccaccatcatcatcatcagaactCAAAATCagaacaaccaccaccaccaccaccacccccCATCCACTGCCACTCCATCACCAGCATCCATCACACCAACCAAAACATCAGaaaatcaacatcatcatcgTCATCCTCATCAAAAGCCAGAACTCAGAAAATCcagaaaaatcaaacaacaataATACTCAGAATcagaaaatcatcatcatcatcaagaatccagaatcagaagaagaagaagaagaagaagaagaagaagaagaagaagaagaagaagaagaagaagaagaagaagaagaagaagaagaagaaaaatccagaaaaatcaaacaacaataATACTCAGAATcagaaaatcatcatcatcatcaagaacCCAGAAtcaggaagaagaagaagaagaagaagaagaagaagaaaaagaagaagaagaagaagaagaagaagaagaagaagaagcggcgGGCGACGGGCAACGGCTCGACGGTGGTGTCGgcgggaagaagaagaagaagaagaagaagaagaagaagaagaagaagaagaagaagaagaagaagaaaaagaaaaagcggCGGGCAACGACTCGGCGGTGGTGTCAGcgggaagaaggagaagaaacgGGCGGCGGTGCGGTGgcgggaagaagaagaagaagcgacGGTGCGGCGGCGGTACGGCGGCATGGCGTCtctccccctccccctccccctccccctccccctttctttctttctcggCCCCTcccccctttctttctttctctctcggCCCCCACCCCACCCCGCTTCTGTAtccccctttctttcttttttctttttttatttatttattttatatttattttattttataatttttataataaagggtaatttggtaataaaaaatataattggtaaaaatgacgattttaaaacaaactgaaacTTTGGGGACCATTTTTGAGCGAAAAAAAGGCGAgggacgaaataaattttcagcccctacgttagggaccaaaatcatacttaaccctcTTTTTATTTAccggagaaaaagaaaaaaacaagaaaagttcAATACCGAacacgaaaaaaattaaaaaagatgaagaataattttttgatttttttttcacatgtgtttttgttttgttttttaaattacttaaaatttcaaaatataaattaaagttagttaaattttaaaatttaattaatttaaaaatatattttttcttcaatataaaaatagaaatatttaGATCTTTTAATAGAATTAAATAAgatgttttctatttttattaaattataaagacattttaataaaaaaaataatataatatatttaaaaaaattaaatattgatataaataatataatttatgtattatattttaatttatttatatttttattatatcgaTACGTATAAATTTAATATCGTATTAAAATAATCGCCATATATAGTTTGTTAATGCAgaaaaatgatatatatatatatatatatatatatatatatatatatatggattttttcgaaaataaaataaaaaaattaattattttttccaaaaaagaGATCTCAACTTTATTTTTAAGGatacgattttttttttttgaaataacaaCAAGTTCGTCGTACCTCCGGCAAActctataatttatataaaattcgcTGTACCCTCGGCAAACTCAATGTAAATTTTGGAAATAAAAACAGACCTATTGGAGAGTAGATCAAGGAGCCACAATTTTTCTGTTTACTTTCTTTCTCACTATTAACATgaatttttattcataaataaaataaaaaaaattaagtatttCCCAAAAAAAGAGATCTCAACTTTATTTTAAAGGATACGATTTTTTTTGGGGAATAACAGCAAGTTCGCCACACCCCCTGCGAACTCTATAATTTATATAGAGTTCGCTGTATCCCCGACAAACTCAATGTAAATTTCGGAAATAAAAGCAGGCCTATTGGAGAGCATATCAAGGAGCCACAATTTCTCTGTTTACTTTCTTTCTCACTATTAACATTGTCGCTATGATGTCAAGAAATCCATTGTTATCCATTCATTACGATGGTGAAATAGTGTATGACGAAGAAGGTTCAATTGTTTTTAGATCGGGCCAACCGATAATTACCAATATGACACCGGAAGTCAACAGTTTAACAGCTTTGAAGAATGTGATATTGCATTCCGTTGAACAGCAAGAATCTGAAAgggtaaaaaaaattactacaGATATCCGACCGAAATAGAtggtaatttattttataaaaggTATATTACAGTTGTATTGTCTTTGTCTCTGTTACTTTTATATTTATCAGACCATTGTTGTGAGAGATATTTCTATTGTTTTGAATTAAGTACCGGTTGCACGACTACGAGGACGTACGGCTTATAAGGTTGTGGCACAACCGATGGCCAAATATTCATCTGTTGGAATTATACGTATTTTTTGTTGACTTCGGTGGCCAAGGATCATCTGCAGATACTGTCGATGATAGTCCAACAAGTGGAGTTGTTAGACGAACTATCAGAAGGACGATGGTAGATTTAAATATGCCACCTGAGGGTAGTTAGGAGGGGTCTAATGTTGAAGTTCGTAACGTTGACTTAATGGATGACGGTCTTAAAAGTCATGATGGTTTTGCTATCAGAAATTCGATGATGAAGCAGTATGAAGTCAACCTCGATGATGGAGATGATGCTGATGAAGAACCACCCGAAATTTCCGATGATGGTGACGAGGAAGAGGAGATGAACTACTACGGTGACACACAGATTTCTCTGACACAGATCCAAGCAACGAGTTTGAGGTTGGACAACAATTTGGGAACAAGAAAGAAGTCATGTTGGTAGTTAAGCAGTACAGCATCAGGAGGACTGCGGAGTACAAAATAGTAGAGAGTGACCAATTGAGGTACAATGCACGATGTATCCAGTTTGGACCCGGTTGTAATTGGAGCATACTTATATCATATCGTCGAAAGCAAGAAAAGTGGGAGGTTAGGAGATACATTGGTCATGAAACTTGCATGCAAACTTCGATGGGGTAAGATCATTGTAGGTTGGATTCGAAGTTGATTGCGCAACACATTTTCACGATGGTCAAGGCCGATCCAACAATCAGTATCAGGGTTCTACAAGGAGGTGTGGAGAATCACTTTAGTTACAAGGCGTCTTACAGAAAGGTTTGGCTTGCAAAACAGAGAGTCATCGCTAGAATATATGGCGATTGGGAGGAGTCGTACAACGAGCTTCCTCGTTGGTTATTCGCCATGCAGATGTACTTGCCAGGTAAGATTTATTTCATGTTTAGTTATTTGATATTAAATAATTCAGTCGTGTAGAAGAAGCCCACTAATGTATTTCTATTTAGATACTTGGGTGCAACTAGTGACACAACCCTAGTCTGTCTCCACTGACACTGTGATATTTTATCGGGTCTTTTGGACGTTTTTGCCGTGTGTTTGAGGCTTTCAAGCATTACAAGTCATTTATCTCCTTTGATGACACTCACTTATATGGTAACAGAGAAAAGACAGAAAAgagtaatataaaaaatttgaaagagagaatggaagaagaaaTGGACAAACAAAAATGATTTCATTAAGTTTAAATAGTGTGCCAAACTCATCGTAGAGTTTGCCAGGGGTTCGACAAACTTGCtgttattcttaaaaaaaaaaatcgtatCCTTAAAAATAAAGTCAATATCtcttttttagaaaaataataagtttttttttattttatttacgaaaaacatccatatatatagTTAGTTAATGCAAAAAAATACTACGTGTAAATATAGTAATATTTTGTAATTAGGGTGATTTTCGTGTACACTTAGGCCATTGACTCCCTATACTttcttaataaatatatatatatatatatatatatatatatattgatgatGATGTGGGATCAGCCCACTATAAATGTGTGATGGCACAAATAACTACATTGGATAATCATAATTTGATAAATGTatcattattaattattattaaagtaTTAATAGACACTaactaatttattcttttatttattaaatatatgtataaaaataataaatataatattagtcaaaattataaaaacctCACAttctaattaaaagaaaatatgttTAAGTACGTATAGAAATAGCAAAATAGGAAACTTATATATCAAGCTTTAttacacacacatatatatgtatatataagtACAGATATTTATATTGATAATCCTAATTTGATAAATGTaacattattaattaatgaTCGTATTTGTATTAAGCAAGGTTGCGAGAATCGGACCGATCAATAAACCGGTGAGATCACTGGTTCAATGATTCACTGGTTCGATCGGGGTTCAACCGGAgttcaaccggtttaattaaatattaaataaaattcaataatttataacttaataaaatttaatatttcacataataaattatccaTTACTTAAGATTAGAGGTTCACAAACAACTTCAAACATCAAAATTGAtaactaaacaaaaaataaaacagcaAAATTCATGAAACAACAACTCAAAATTGAAGCAGCAAAATTGAAGCAGCAAAAATTGAAGTAGCGAAAATTGAACTCAGATTCATGAAGCAGCAAAATTCATGAAACAGCAACTCAAAATTGAAGCAGCAAAATTGAAGCAGCAAAAATTGAACTCAGATTCATGAAGCAGCAAAATTGAAGAAACAGCAACTCAAAATTGAAGCAGCAAAAATTGAAGCAGCAAAAATTGAACTCAGAATCATGAAGCAGCAAAATTGAAGCAGCAAAAATAATCCCCAGCTGCCTTCAACGCATCATAATAGAAAGCCAAAAACAGATTCAAGATTCATCAAACAGAAACCAAAATCATGTAATCCAGATAAACATGAAGTAGCAACTCAAAATCATGTAATCCAGATAAACATCAAAGAGCATGTTTTCTGTGATAGAGAGAAACAGAAACATGAACAGAAATAGGAACATGAACTCAAATAGGAACAGAACCATGAATAGAAACATGCCCGCATACATGAACCGAGGTGGAAGGCAGAGTATTACCGGCGACGACGGTGGAGGTGGAGAGTTGGGCGACGACGGTGGAGGTGGCGAGCTGGGCGACGGCGATGGAGGAGAGGAGCTCCGCGACGGCGATGGAGGAGAGGTGCGACGGTGGAGGTGGCGAGCTGGGCGACTACGATGGAGGAGGTGCGACGGCGATGAGGGGCTGTGGGAGGTTGAGAGGGTGAGAGTTGAAAGATACTGAGATACTGAGGGTGGTGGCTATTAGGGTTCGTGCATAGCTGATagcccttttcttttttttttcccttcaaaacgacgccgttttgaAGTTTAATATGCAAACTAATAAATCGTGAAAAAACCGAACGGTTCTCCCGGTTTACTGGTTAACTGCCGGTTCGACTGGTTTTTTTAACGATTTTTTGCTAGTCGATTTTTGACCTTATCCGGACCGATTAAATAATCGGTTCCCAATTTTTTTAGTTGAACCGGCCAGTCCAAttcggttttcagaaccatggTATTAAGTCTATATAtactatcttattttatcttgtAATATACAATAATACAAAGCGTGTCATTTAATGGGATATAGAGGTATTGACTGATTGGACATAAAACTATATAGTCTTCGTGAATATTGTGTCAACCACACTCGGTCGGGTCAACAAATTATAATGGGTTAACTAAAACCAAATacacgttttttttttgttaattaataaataattttaaatatgtatTAATTAATAACAACTATAGTGTTAAAAgtgtattttataaataatattttttaatttaaatatttggttcATTATTAAGGTTCAATTTGAATAAACAGttaataaaattctttttaaaaataaattaaaagtgtttattttaaaaaaaaatatgataaattttttttttaaaattttttttttaattttttcataaatacttaagtaatttttaaaaaaattataatttgattttaaaaattatattagacattaatactattattttttataaattaaaaataaattaaaaaaataaattttaaagcTTTGCAAATGGAGGCTAAGCAGGTAAACTTACCGCCAGGCAGCCAGGCAGCCATACACAGAAATCATCCACATCCAGTATTCTTGCTTGGTTGGCGGTTAGTTACTAGTTAGCACGCCGTTCCTTTTcaatgactttttttttttcgaaatttcatttaaattattaattggTATGACTATGCAAATTGGTTTACATAATATTATTCCAAATCAATTTGTAAGAGAttcatcaaaaaaaaatttaattttagtgtaGAATAATATGTACATTTAATTACATAACGatacattaataaaaaattaaaaatatctatcttttatattGACGACGTAAATAACCATTTAAAAACAAAAGTAATTGAACGACAGTATAAAATGTTTTATACtgtcaatatattaaaattaaactaaaaataattataagagATTTTTAGTCTTTAATCTTCATTATGtcagataaattaattttcacCTTAAATTATGTATTAGaaattagagtttaattttgatgcattgACAATTTTACACCGTATTTACACCGTCATCAcatttattttttgaatgatTATTTACGTAGTCAAAgtaaaagataattatttttattaatgtgacgttatataattaaatataagtgtaaaactattttacatagatagtgcatcaaaattaaattctaaaaattaataagTTTGACGTATAAACTTTTatcattatttaaaaaagacattaaaaaaaaaaaattctcattTCAACTTCTTCGCAAAAGAGTATCGTTAATCTCTAAAAAATTCTGacttaaaaataatttacctaacaaaataaaaatgtaaagATATTGGATTAAAAGTTTAACGAGAACCTATGTAAATTATTACTCTATTTATACTAACGTTTTTTGCAGTACACTCCATTCCGGCAATACTTTTAGAGGAATCTTAGGCAGCAACAATTTTAGTATTTTGTAACTATCAATTGGTtatcaatagtatttttaatggtgtgaaatTATATTTAATGGTGGGAGATTACTCACTTTTGTTTTGATGGTTAAATGCTGAccaaaaaacataaaagttgCTGGCCTCCTATACTTTTCTATACTTTTATTCATagataaatttataaatatttttgtttgatAAAAGAAAAGTTAGGGTTGCATACGGATCGAATCGGATCGGATATAATCTAAAATTCTATCCGATCCGCACTGCACTCATTGTATCGAATCGGGTACGATATTCGCATTTTTTTAGGACGGAACCAATCCGATTCGATCCACATacttgcggatcggatcggatcggatatcggGTATATCCGCATAATTCAAAAAACTATTTTAAGATTCTGTTTGGCtgtttttacaaaaaaaatccaaaaaattcattttttatttgtttaaacctatttactcttaaaatattatcaataatagttctcttgaataacaaaaacaaaataataacacaagatttaagtttaattattctaagttgaagtacaacataaaaaattgaaaacaaaatatcataaaattcataaaataacacgctaaaattcatatcacattAGGGTTTACTTTCTTAAACTATACTATTTATATGTGATGTGCGGATATGCGAATTTGCGAATCAGATATGCGGATATCACTGCCGAATCCACAATCCGATCCTATTATAATGCGAatcggatccgatccgatccaatGACTATGCGGATCGGATAATATCCACAAAATTAGGATCGGATGCGGATTCGAATATTATCCGATCTATGTGTAGCcctaaaaaaaatagtatatctACAAAGGATATATGTGAAAAAAAGGAGTGAAAACAACGTATTCCATCCATTGAAGtcaaacaagcaaaaccaaagaccaaaaaaaaaaaaacaaaaaaacaagcaaaaccaacagTTTTTTATTATGCATTGAAAAGAACACTAAATTCACACACACTATTTaaagattttatttattattcgaCCTAGTTAAATCTAAGGCAGACATGATGACCACTAAATCAATACCTTGTGTGCAACCACGAATCAGTGTTTTAAGTTTTAACATATTGAGTTGGGAAACACCGTAGCTAAAAAACTTATTGGGAAATGGGTCGAGCTCATTGGGCCAATAGGTTTGGGCTGCGTAAATGATGGGGCTGAGGAGACGCCTCATTGAAACTAGGCCACTAGGGTTATTCTTCTCGGTCTCATTCTCACAATGATCTTCCCTCTTAGGCCTCTTTCTCCACCATCCCATCGATTTTAACATTTGTGTTGTTTCTGATATCGATCAAATCACACCTTCTGTTTGATGCATCGTCTATAATCCAATCTCATTTTCCGCCGCAAATTCAGTCTTCTTTCCCGCCGGTGGCGCCTCTACTCTCCTCCACAACACTGGTTCCAATCCTCCCTTTCTCCTTTTAGTAAGGTTCTGAAAATCGGATCGAACCGGCCGGTCGAACCGGTTTAATCGAGAACCGGCGATACAAACAGTCCAATCCTCCACCTATAACCGTTCCTGGAAAAACCGCTGGAGAACCGTCGAACCGGCCGAAAACCGGTCGGTTGGACCGGACCGGTAACCGGCCGGTTCGAATAAAATGACGTAGTTTTTAAAttcgtaaaaaaaaaaaaggaaccaCGCGTAAACCAACCCCTTCCCccaatcattcattcatttcACCATTTGTCACTATATACTCCCTGTACTGGAGATTGGAGAACTCTGAAAGCGAAGGAACCCTAGCCCTCCATCGGAAGCCGCCGTTCCCAGGTCGTCAGCGCCGCCGCCGTCCCCAGGTCGTCAGCACCGCCGTCCCCAGGTCGTCAGCACCGCCGTTCCCAGGTCGTCGAACCCTAACCCAGTAACTCGGCAGGTGCTCTTCATCTTCGCTGGCTTCTCGGCACGGAACCAGGTTAGTGGCTCGTCTTCATCTTTGGtcttcttcaattcttcttcgGTCTTGGTTTGAACTTTGAAGTTTGGTTCTGAAGTTtggttcttcaattcttcttcttcggTCTTCCGTCTTGATTTCCAGTTTGGTATTCCCTTGTATTTGGTGGTGGTTAATGGTGGAAATGTtacaaattttgaaatttgCAAATTTCTATGTATGGTTCTGAACTTCTCATTGCTCTGTCTTGTATTCACTATACTCTGATTGCTCTGTTAGTCAGTAATACTTACTCTGATTGCTGAATTGGTAATCAATAAATTTGCCTTTTTGCTGTAAATCGGGACTTTACTAGgatttgttaaatttgttgctGTAACTTGAAGttgttgctgaatttgttgCTTCCCAGTCACAGAATCAGAACAGAATGCTCAGTCAGTGCTTGATTGATTGGCTTTGCTCACTACTGATTgtatttgatgataaattttaaattggtaacttttaaattttaaatttgcacTGCCTATGTTACTGATTCACTGTTCTTTTAGTGCTTTTTGTTGTTCTTAATCATTGTCATGAGCTTTGTTAAAATTTGCACTGCCTATATTATTGAGTGTTCCTTCAATgctttttgttgttgttaatcaTTGTGATGAACTTTGTTAAAATTTGCCCTGCCTATGTGACTGATTTACAGATTCATCCCTCTCGTCATTATCATTGGCATGAACTCCGAACCAAAACCCCAACTCTCTGGATAAAATTGTAACGAAAGTTGATTGGGACTTTTTCTTCTACTTAAGGTATGAATCAGAATGATGAGGCCAAGTTGTGAATACACAAGTGTCAACGgattataatatatattgagtTTGTGACATTAGAAGGGTGTAGTAATAGCAATAATGGAGTCATGTTATTTGAATATTGAGGTTTAACATTTAAACTCTCAGCTTCTCAGCCCTGTTTGATTCTTCATCTCAGGCAATTGAATCGAATCAACCAGgccttccttttctttttcttttagttgattcttaatttttctaatatatgtAGCTTTCTGAATCAAGTGGATCAGATTATGTAGTTTTCTTGATTTGGTATATTTTCGGGAGACGCATTAGAAGagctattttattattatgtttgcTATAATAATATTCACATGTTCTGTATGCTTGTGATTGTTTCCATGTTTATATTTTCTTTCCAAGTCACTTGCCATGGTTGTTCTTTGAGTTAAGGGCTTAAGgctttgtatgtgtgtgtgcTCATATGTGATAATGTTGAATACCGTTGCAATAGGAGTTCTTGGAGTACCCTCATCTTTGGTcctttataatttatttatgattttattctaaaacggttttttcggttgaaccactggttggACCGGTTAGACCAataaaccagtgaaccagtgaCTAAAGCAGTTTGAtgaccggtccggttttcaAAACCTTGCCTTCTAGTCACTTCCGAATCTCTCATTTTCTTTTGCTGTATTATCCTATATTAGCTTTCTTTTGCATCTTCCGTTTAGTTTCTAACACAATATAGTTCAGTTTGCTtgtcaattttaatttaatttctgaAAACATGGTGTAGAAGTAGTGAACACTGAACACTGAACTGAATTTGAATCGGATCTCGGAGAATTCATTCTTCGTCGGTGGTTAAGATATGGAAGCGTCGTTTTTCCGTTTTCTGAAAATTGTCGGAGTTGGATACAAAGCGAGATCGGAAGCTCAAGGTCGGTTATTGTATTTGAAACTTGGATACAGTCACGAGGTTGAATTGGCGGTGCCGCCGGCGGTGCGCGTGTTCTGTTTCAAGAACAATGTGGTTTGCTGCACCGGAATTGACAAGCAGAGGGTGCACCAGTTTGCTGCCACAGTGCGCAATTGCAAGCCTCCTGAAGTTTACAAAGGGAAAGGTATAATGTACATTGATGAAGTCATCAAGAAGAAGCAAGGAAAGAAATCTAAATGATGTGCTACACGAAGAATTAACCAAATATTTCTGTATTGATTTCGAAGTTGATTTGGCTTAACAATACATATGATCCATTTTGTATCAGATAGAGATAAGTGTTAAATAATCCCTTTTCATTTGCCTTATGTACTTCTATTAATTGGTTTTGATCGATGCATTAGTTTTGTGATTTTAGATTTCCTTGAATCAATCGTCATTGCggtttcttcttcatctattaaAGTTACCTACTGGTTCTCTTTTCTTGCTGCCGCTGCCTGAGTTATAAACAAATTTAGCTAAAGTCCTAGTGAACTTGATTGTGCTTTTAGAAGAGGGAAAAAAATTCGCTTCAATATTTTTGTGcttaaagaaacaaaagaatagttttttttttcttaaaaaaagtTAACGACACTGTAAAGtgtattttcttatttttgctgtaaaaaatcaaaatagatatttGATGGCATTGGCAGTtaggggtggcaagcggggaAGTTCTGCCCCGCCCCGCCAGAAGTTTGCTCCGCCCCGCCTAGTGAGGCGATTCAAGAATCCTAGCCCGCTTCGCCTAATGGTGGGCTGACGGGCTGGCGGGCTAAACCCgccaaataattttttttttaatttttaactattaaataatatatataaaggcataaaaaaatctttcttattttttacttttaactattataatttctaaaaatttaaacaaattataatcataaatattaaagtctttgtaattataaatatctaataaatataattataaaccaagtttttatccaaaacataattataaatattgttccaaagaaaaataaacataatccaaaacataattataaatattgtctctaaaaaaaataaatataatccaaaatattcaattttcatattcattctcttgtaagttgggttgggGGAAGTTGGGTTTTGGTAAAAAAGTTGTAAAAATACCCCTTGCTAAAAAAATTCTAAGCCcggcggggaagcccgccccgccccgtcAAAGTCCGTAATTTAAGCGGTGCAGATTAAGTAGGCTTTTACTATTTGGTGGTCCCAATTTTCCAGTCTAACCTGCCTTTTTTGGCGGATTACACGGGCTGACCCGACGAATTTAGGCCCGTTTGACACTCCCTATTGGCGGTGTACCTTCAGTTTTGCCACGAATGCTGAAGGTTAAACACAATAAAAATGGAAAATTTACTATAGTTTCTTCTGAAACAAGATATTCACTAAATAAGAGAAATGACATTTATactatttttgtttatatttttttacaaaaatattatttatatattaaaatcaattaccaatacatttatgtataaatacatctgtttagtttatttttaatatttatttgtattttaacatgtattttatactagtgactaattttagtatatatttaacttgattaaaaaattttttatgatatgaaacacaaacttttttttattttttatcaattatttttcatattaaaaataaaaaatgtataaaaataatatatataacattattCTTTAAAATCATGGCCATAGTTGATGACTTGATGGAGATaatattcattatttttttttgcttaCCTTTTTACATTTTCTTCCCGAACCTTTTTTTTTATGGGTCTCCTGCATAAACATGGACACATGATAGCCTAGCTTCAACTGAAACCAAGACCCTTGAAAAGCCCACCTTCGCAATTGACgggaaaaaaaaattggaagtCTTATAAATTGGAACAacctaagtaattaattttCAGGCATTACTGACGAAATACGGAAATAGTGATCGAAAGCCATGTCAGTACCCGTAGACATTTCCTCACTTTTGGAATCAAGTTCTAAATAAAATCATAAGCACAATAGACAGCATAATTAAATTCACAAGTTCTAAAAAAGAATGTATCTaacacaagaaagaaagaaagaaagaaaaaattgacAGATTCATCTGACAAAAAAGAATAAAGCTATGATCATGGGAACTGGAATGAACCACCAATTTGGTTAGAACCAGCAGGGGGATTGATTGCCACCCACAAGAGAGAGATTGTGATTGCTATGAGTCCTGACCATACAAAAACAATGGTAGGTGTCCTCCCTCTCCTTCCCATCAAACCTTTtgcaaatgggtatagatgagtCAACACCCAGAAGCTGAAGAAAACACCACCTATTAGACGGCTCCACTGCGGTATCACACTGTATATCGTTCTGCTAACTCCCACTGCAATTGCTATCAAATTAACCATCATGATTGTTATTGGTGGGATCATCAGGGATGTCCATTTCACAATGTAGAGGTCAGCAAACTCGTCATCTACGTCATCGCCGGCAGATTTTGAAGTCAATGTGAATGAGATCTCTATCCCGGCTATGACTTTGAGCAAGCCTTGGAGGACTGCAGCTAGATGAGCACTGGTCCCTCCAATCAGCCAGAACTGCTCGTTCCGCCACCACTCTTCCAACTCAATGCCGGACCACTTGATTTCGAGCACTGCAAGCATGCACAAAGTGACAGTGATGCCTAATAGGTAAGAAAGGAAAGTAACATTGAGAGTCTGCACAATGAACTGGCCGGAGAAGAGGGATAGCGCCGGGAGGAAGCAGTAAACAATAAGGAATATGGAAGTGAACGGGTAAATTCCGACGTTGAGGTATGCGATACGTTGAAGAAATTTCATTCTTGGGCTAGCAAGAAGGGCATTG
The genomic region above belongs to Arachis stenosperma cultivar V10309 chromosome 5, arast.V10309.gnm1.PFL2, whole genome shotgun sequence and contains:
- the LOC130978965 gene encoding 60S ribosomal protein L6, mitochondrial-like produces the protein MEASFFRFLKIVGVGYKARSEAQGRLLYLKLGYSHEVELAVPPAVRVFCFKNNVVCCTGIDKQRVHQFAATVRNCKPPEVYKGKGIMYIDEVIKKKQGKKSK